TGTAATGAGTCATCCAACATCTAGTCACCCAACAACGACTCACGGTGGAGCCAGCCACGGTAGTTTGAAGTCATATCTTATTGGCTTCATTCTGTCGGTGATTCTGACAGTTATTCCATTCGCTATGGTGATGAGTGGTACCGCCTCTCATACAACTATTCTGGCCACGGTGGTTGGTTTAGCTGTGGTGCAGATTATTGTGCATCTGGTGTACTTCCTGCATATGAATGGATCGTCTGAAGAACGTTGGAATCTGGTGGCGTTCCTGTTCACCGCTATGATTATCGCAATCGTTGTAGTGGGCTCACTCTGGATTATGTACAACCTCAACATCAATATGATGGTTGACTGAAGAGCTGCATGTGATGATTAAGCAATACCTGCAAGTAACTAAACCAGGAATTATTTTCGGCAATTTAATTTCTGTCGTTGGGGGATTTCTCCTCGCTTCCAAAGGCGTGATTGATTACCCCCTTTTTCTCGCCACCCTGATCGGTGTCTCGTTAGTTGTTGCCTCCGGGTGCGTATTTAACAACTATATCGACCGTGATATCGATCGCATCATGGAGAGAACGAAGAATCGTGTCCTGGTTAAAGGGCTTATCGATCCGAAAGTGAGCCTGATTTATGCGTCCGTACTGGGTATTGTTGGCATGCTGTTGCTCTACGTGGCCGCCAATCCATTAGCAATGGTGCTGGCGGTTATCGGTTTCGTTATCTATGTCGGGGTGTATAGCCTCTACATGAAACGTAAGTCAGTCTACGGGACATTGATCGGTAGCCTGTCTGGAGCCGCACCACCAGTGATTGGTTACTGTGCGGTCACCGGCCAGTTCGATATGGGTGCATTGATTTTGCTGCTGATTTTCAGCTTGTGGCAGATGCCGCACTCCTATGCCATTGCGATTTTCCGCTTTAAGGATTATCAGGCTGCCAACATTCCGGTTCTGCCGGTAATAAAAGGCATATCGGTCACCAAAAACCATATTACCTTGTATATTCTGGCATTTATGGTTGCGACCCTGATGCTGACATTAAGTGGTTATGCCGGTTATAAGTATCTGGTCGTCGCGGCGGCGGTCAGTGTCTGGTGGCTGGGCATGGCATTACGTGGCTACAAAGCAACCAATGACAGTGTGTGGGCGAGAAAACTCTTTGTCTTCTCTATCATTGCTATTACGTCATTGAGCGTCATGATGTCAGTTGATTTCAATGTCCCTTCCTCAGCGGCTGGATTACTGACTTACGTCGGGTAATGCCAACCGCGTTGATAGATACGAATAGAGTGGCTGGTGGGCCTATTACTGCCAGCCACT
The sequence above is drawn from the Yersinia intermedia genome and encodes:
- a CDS encoding cytochrome o ubiquinol oxidase subunit IV: MSHPTSSHPTTTHGGASHGSLKSYLIGFILSVILTVIPFAMVMSGTASHTTILATVVGLAVVQIIVHLVYFLHMNGSSEERWNLVAFLFTAMIIAIVVVGSLWIMYNLNINMMVD
- the cyoE gene encoding heme o synthase, with protein sequence MIKQYLQVTKPGIIFGNLISVVGGFLLASKGVIDYPLFLATLIGVSLVVASGCVFNNYIDRDIDRIMERTKNRVLVKGLIDPKVSLIYASVLGIVGMLLLYVAANPLAMVLAVIGFVIYVGVYSLYMKRKSVYGTLIGSLSGAAPPVIGYCAVTGQFDMGALILLLIFSLWQMPHSYAIAIFRFKDYQAANIPVLPVIKGISVTKNHITLYILAFMVATLMLTLSGYAGYKYLVVAAAVSVWWLGMALRGYKATNDSVWARKLFVFSIIAITSLSVMMSVDFNVPSSAAGLLTYVG